The Lemur catta isolate mLemCat1 chromosome X, mLemCat1.pri, whole genome shotgun sequence genome has a window encoding:
- the CXCR3 gene encoding C-X-C chemokine receptor type 3: MVSEMSDHQVLDVSDIASLLENFSSSYDYGENESDSCCASPPCPQDFSLNFDRAFLPALYSLLFLLGLVGNGAVAAVLLSRRAALSSTDTFLLHLAVADALLVLTLPLWAVDAAVQWVFGSGLCKVAGALFNINFYAGALLLACISFDRYLSIVHATQLYRRGPRARVALTCIAVWGLCLLFALPDFIFLSARYDERLNATHCQYNFPQVGRTALRVLQLVAGFLLPLLVMAYCYARILAVLLVSRGQRRLRAMRLVVVVVVAFALCWTPYHLVVLVDTIMDLGALARNCGLESRVDVAKSVTSGLGYMHCCLNPLLYAFVGVKFREWMWTLLSRLGCPDQRGLQRQPTSSRRDSSWSETTEASYSGL; the protein is encoded by the exons CTCTGAG ATGAGCGACCACCAAGTGCTGGATGTCTCTGACATTGCCTCCCTCCTGGAAAACTTCAGCTCTTCCTATGACTACGGAGAAAACGAGAGCGACTCCTGCTGtgcctccccaccctgcccgcAGGACTTCAGCCTGAACTTCGACCGGGCCTTCCTGCCGGCCCTCTACAGCCTCCTCTTTCTCCTGGGGCTGGTGGGCAACGGCGCCGTGGCAGCCGTGCTGCTGAGCCGGCGGGCAGCCCTGAGCAGCACCGACACCTTCCTGCTGCACCTGGCCGTGGCAGATGCGCTGCTGGTGCTGACGCTCCCGCTCTGGGCGGTGGATGCTGCCGTGCAGTGGGTCTTCGGCTCCGGCCTCTGCAAGGTGGCAGGTGCTCTCTTCAATATCAACTTCTACGCAGGGGCCCTCCTGCTGGCCTGCATCAGCTTTGACCGCTACCTGAGCATAGTGCACGCCACCCAGCTCTACCgcaggggcccccgggcccgcGTGGCCCTCACCTGCATAGCCGTTTGGGGGCTCTGTCTGCTCTTTGCCCTCCCAGACTTCATCTTCCTGTCGGCCCGCTATGACGAGCGCCTCAACGCCACCCACTGCCAGTACAACTTCCCGCAGGTGGGCCGCACAGCTCTGCGGGTACTGCAGCTGGTGGCTGGTTTCCTGCTGCCCCTGCTGGTCATGGCCTACTGCTATGCCCGCATCTTGGCGGTGCTGCTGGTCTCCAGGGGCCAGCGGCGCCTGCGAGCCATGcggctggtggtggtggtggtggtggccttTGCCCTCTGCTGGACCCCTTACCACCTGGTGGTGCTGGTGGACACCATCATGGACCTGGGGGCCCTGGCCCGCAACTGTGGCCTAGAGAGCCGTGTGGATGTGGCCAAGTCGGTCACCTCAGGCCTGGGCTACATGCACTGCTGCCTCAACCCGTTGCTCTATGCTTTTGTGGGTGTCAAGTTCCGAGAGTGGATGTGGACGCTGCTCTCGCGCCTGGGCTGCCCCGACCAGAGAGGCCTCCAGCGGCAGCCAACGTCTTCCCGCCGGGATTCATCCTGGTCCGAGACCACAGAGGCCTCCTACTCTGGCTTGTGA
- the GCNA gene encoding acidic repeat-containing protein — translation MEPLVLEEDDDSNDLKDAVVKEGDSCDQDQTTSDEKELDESTVSHRNASDDVGEQDLGGNLSQPPNDPEANLEISDRKMPTDEKPKSVAKQPKKRKQKTKNIRVPPAVKGRKKCGPSKKKPRAAKVEKREAGHCTCQIPGCFLLGLEHSKQYSGRNFKQNKDELVQKIYSLFNSSVFDKQLPEKIEISWNKKMLRTAGLCTTGEKQHPKKERFAKIQISVKVCNSAASWLLDGARDSHGDAWKYYAKKSNMVHPELPKVTCCHNYTN, via the exons ATGGAGCCTCTAGTACTTGAGGAAGATGATGACAGCAATGATTTGAAGGATGCTGTGGTAAAAGAAGGGGATTCATGTGATCAGGACCAAACTACCTCAGATGAGAAAGAGCTGGATGAGTCTACTGTCTCCCATCGCAATGCATCTGATGATGTTGGTGAGCAGGATCTTGGTGGAAATCTCAGCCAGCCACCAAATGATCCTGAGGCTAACCTAGAGATTTCAGATAGAAAGATGCCAACTGATGAAAAGCCTAAATCTGTGGCAAAACAaccaaagaaaaggaagcaaaaaaccaaaaatattcgTGTGCCGCCTG CCGTTAAAGGACGAAAAAAGTGTGGGCCTTCCAAGAAGAAACCCAGAGCAGCAAAAGTTGAAAAACGTGAGGCTGG GCATTGTACGTGCCAAATACCTGGATGTTTCTTGCTTGGCCTTGAACACTCTAAACAATATTCTGGAAggaatttcaaacaaaataaggATGAGCTGGTTCAGAAGATCTACAGCCTGTTTAATAGCTCCGTCTTTGATAAACAG CTGCCAGAGAAGATAGAAATCAGCTGGAATAAAAAGATGCTGAGAACTGCTGGCTTATGCACCACTGGCGAGAAACAGCACCCGAAGAAGGAGCGCTTCGCCAAGATCCAGATTTCTGTGAAAGTCTGCAACTCTGCAG CCTCCTGGCTGCTCGATGGTGCCCGTGATTCTCATGGTGACGCATGGAAGTATTATGCCAAGAAATCCAACATGGTACACCCggagctgcccaaggtcacctgttGCCACAACTATACCAATTAA